The stretch of DNA tgggaggccaaggcagatggattgactgagctcaggagttcaagaccagcctggccaacatggcaaaaccttgtctgctaaaaatgcaaaaaaaattagccaggcgtggtggtgcgggcctgtaatcccagctacttgggaggttgaagcatgagaattgcttgaacccaggaggcagaggttgcagtgaaccaagattgtgccactgcacttcagcctgggcaacagagcaagactctgccaaaaataaaaaatttttaaaaattgtttaaagagCAGCCACGTCTCCATAGTGGTAATTGTCAGGCATTGCACCAAAGAGCTTTAATGCGTTCttctcaaacagtcctcccacttcagcctgccaaagtgctgagatttcaggtttgagccactgtgccatgctatgcccatttttcagatgaagaatcATAATCCCCAGGAGACATCAATAATAATTGCTgccatttgttgagcacttaaataaataactttttaaaccatataatttatttatttatttatttatttttttgagacagagtctcactctgttgcccagactggaatgcagtggcacaacgttgactcactgcaacctccacctcaagtgattcagcctcccaagtagctgggattacaggtgtgcacgactaccacccagctaatttttgtgtttttagtacagacggggtttcaccatgttggccaggctggtcttgaactcctgacctcaaaagtgtgggggaaagaaagagagatcagactgttactgtgtctatgtagaaaaaggaagacataagaaactccattttgatctgtactaagaaaagttcttctgccttgagatgctgttaatctgtaaccctagccccaaccctgtgctcgcagaaacatgtgctgtattgactcaaggtttaatggatttagggctgtgcaggatgtgctttggtaaaaatgtgtttgcaggcagtatgcttggtaaaagtcattgccattctccAGTCTCAAGTAACCAGGGACACCATACACTgcgaaggccgcagggacctctgcccaagaaaacctgggtattgtccaagatttcccccactgagacagcctgagagatgggctcgtgggaagggaaagacctgaccgtcccccagcccgacacccataaaaggtctgtgctgaggaggattagtgaaagaggaaggcctctttgcagttgagataagaggagggcatctgtctcctgctcgtccctgggaatggaatatctcggtgtaaaacccgatcgtacattctatttactgagataggagaaaactgccttatggctggaggtgagacacactggcagcaatactgctctttactgCACTGAGATATTTGTGTAAAgtcaaacataaatctggcctacgtgcacatccaggcacaGCTCCTTTCCTTAAATTTATCTATGACACAGAGttctttgctcacatgttttcctgctgaccctctccccaccattACCCTatagtcctgccacatccccctcaccGAGATAGTAGGgatagtgatcaataaatactgagggaactcagagaccagtgccggtgcaggtcctcacttgctgagcgccggtcccctgggcccacttttcttcctctatactttgtgtcttatttcttttctcagtctctcgtttCCACCTTGTGAGAAATACTcagaggtgtggaggggcaggcccccttcaaaatgatccacccacctcagcctcccaaagtgctgggattacaggcatgagccaccatgcccagccacatataacttatttctaaataacttatttaactaACACCACATGTTTTTATGACCccctattttatggatgagaaaaaagAGGCAAGAGAAGCAATACCAGTTGCTTAGGATTCCCAGCTACCAATTAGTGGAAGCAGAATTTGAACCAAGGAAGTCTCTGGAGCCCTCGTTCCcaatctccttttcttcctctccatgtCTTTCTTTCTCCCCCTGCTCCCAGGCCTCCTACATCACACCCTTCTGGACAAAGCTTCAcatctgacattttcttttttggggtggacagagtctcactctgtcacccaggctggagggccgtggcgcaatcatggctcactgcagcctcaaactcctgggcttgagggatcctccagcctcagcctcccaagtagctgggactatgggcatgtgccaccacacctggctaattttttaattttttgtagaaatacagGGGGTGGGGGCATATCTGAAATTTTTAAACCTTCCCTGACTGCCGTGAGCATTTCTGGGTAGAAGCCACTCCACGCCCTTACTTTGCTGGCATGAGTGCCGGACAGCAATTTGGCAACATCCTCTAGACCACAAATGTGCATGGCCTTTGGCCCAGCAAATCGGCTTCTGGGAATAAATATGACAGATACTGTTACATACATGGGAAATGCCATGGACATGATGACCCAGGGAAGCACAGTTTGCAAGTACAAAAGGGCTGGAAACACCCAAAAAGCCCATCCCCTGAAGACAGTTTCAAAAATGACGGTGCATTCATGTAATGGAATAGTAcacatttgtgaatgaatgaatgaggtagCTCAATATATCTGCCTATGGGAAAATCACCAAGATATGTTGctaagtgaaaaacagaaagataCAGAATAATGctaccattttaatttttaatgggaGAGGGAAGAATAAGGAAATGGATTCATATTTGCTTAATTACACAAGCTTCCTGATGATCCTTTTGGatccagaagtttgaaaaccacagCATCAAGAGGATgcccactgggcatggtggctcacgcctgtaatcccagcactttgggaggctgaggagggtggatcacctaagttcaggagttcgagaccagcctggccaacatggtgaaaccccatctctactaaaaacacaaaacaattagctgggtatggtggtgcaggcctgtaattccagctacttgggaggctgaggcgcaagaatcatttaagcctgggaggcggaggctgccgtgagccgagatcacgccattgcactccagcctaggagacagagcaagactgtctcaaaacaaacaaacacacaaaaaaataagatGCCCATTGGAGATCTCCATTCACTATTTTATCAGATGATATTTCAGCACTTGAGTGAAGAAAATGTCTACAACTGGTCCAAACACTCAAGGAATTTAGACTCTTGACAGAGAAACACACAGAAGCAAGCAGATATGCCCCGAACCAAACTTGCTTTTTCTTCTAAGCCTGCTTCTTCAGAGCAGCCTCTGACCCTCCAGGGCCCTGAGAGGAGTCCCTGGAGCCACAGGAGCTTGGGAGCCCAGAGAGGTGGGGGAATCCCAGATGGTGACAGCATCATCCAGAGGAGGAACATGACGATGGCCACAGATTCCCAATTTGGAAATAACTCAGCAAAACAACACTGACAGAAAATTCAGAGATTTCCAAGAGACTAGCCTCCCTGTTTCCATTTAGAAATTCACCTACATACATCCAGGGTGAGAGACCCCAAGCATCAGATGTGTCATACACAAGCATCAGATCCAAGTTAGAGAGGGCACCTGGGGACAGAAACCTCCAAGCCAGCCAAAAGCCAAAGGAAGGATTTTACAGAAAGATACAGGAatgtggggccaggcacagtgcctcatgcctgtaatcctagcactttgggaggccgaggtgggaggatcgcttgcggccaggaattcaaggccagcctgagcaacatagcgagatcctatctctacaacaaatttaaaaactagctgggcgtgatcacatgtgcctgtggtcccaactacccaggaggctgaggcaggagttgagcccaggaggtggaggctgcaatgagcaatgatggcgccactgcactccagcctcagtgaaatagtgagaccctgtctaaaaataataataaaaataaaaaatatataaagatgtcAGAGCACAGGGACCAGAGCTGTTAGTCGGCCTTATGGAGACCCTGGCCAGGACAGACACCTCTGGGGACCAGGAAGTCTCTCAGTTTCTGTCTCTGAGGGTTTGGCTCtctgagtctctctgtcacctctCATTTCTCTCTCATCTCGCTCTGTCTAtgctgtgtctctatctctttcaatctctctctgtctctgtctcccagcccttatctctgagtgtgtctgtttctctctcatttctctctctctctctctctctttctctctccctccctccctccctcctcccctctccctactGCAGGTTGGTCCATAACCCTTATCTTCCCCAGACCTGATGGAGTTCTGGTATTAATCTGTTTATGGCCTGTTTCCCTCCACTAGAACACAGTCTTCATTAaaggcagagatttttgtctgtcttatttTCTGCTGTATACCCAGTGCCTGGGATACTGGCTGGCTCAATAAATATACGctgaatgaagaatgaatgaatgaccattCTCATGAACATTATTATTTGATGCCAACTGTaaagcaacaataataataattgtcaCTGCCACTGCTGCTATTGTTGGTATATCTACTTTTTATTTAGTACAAACTATATCCCCGAAATTGAGCTAGGCAGTTTCTTGTTTAAGTTTTACAGACCACGCTGTGAGGTAAGTACTATTAGTAtgcccttttttcttctttttgagacagagtctcactctgtcgcccaggctggagtgcagaggcccgatcttggctcactgcaacctccacctcccaggtacaagtgattttcctgtctcagcctccctagtagctgggattacaggcatgtgccagctaatttttgtattttagtaaagatgggtttttgccatgttggccaggctggtcttgaattcctggacctctggtgatcctcctgcctcggcctcccaaagtgctgggattacaggcgtcagccactgcgcttgctcccccagcccccaaacttttttttttttttttttttttgagacaggtctggctctgtcacccaagctgtagtgcagtggcgcaatggtAGCTCACTGacgcctctaactcctgggttcacacagtcctcctgcctcagcctcccaaaatgctggaattcaggcctgagccaccgcgccctactatgcccatttttcagataaagaatcTGAGGGCCCTCGAGGAGAAACCACTTGCCCAACATGAGCCCTGGTCTTGTCTGACCCCAAAGCCCATGGGAAGTTTAGGCTGCGTGGAAGGACAGCCTGGTGGGCTCAGGATCTGTCCCATCACGAGTTGGAACCTCAGCTCTGCCACTCGGCAACCGCGAGCCGTTAGTAAGTTGCTGAATCTCTCCGTGTGCCTCCGTTTCCTCACCTGGAATGTGGGCTACCTCACACAGGAAGCCGCCTCTTCTAGTGGGCACCGACGGAGCGAGCGCGCGTCTGCAGCGGGACTGAGCGCCGGGAGAGACCTGCGCAGGCGCAGGCGCGCGGGGAGGGCCAGCCTGGGTGGCCCACAGCGCCCGGCGGGACTGGCCGCCAACTCCCCTCCGCTCCAGTCACTCGTTTGGAGCTTGAAGAAGTGGGTATTCCCCTTCCCACCCCAGGCACTGGAGGAGCGGCCCCCCGGGGATTCCAGGACCTGAGCTCCGGGAGCTGGACTCGCAGCGACCGCGGCAGAGCGAGCGGGCGCCGGGAAGCGAGGAGACGCCCGCGGGAGGCCCAGCTGCCCGGAGCAACTGGCATGGCCCGAGCCATGGCCGCCGCGTGGCCGCTGCTGCTGGTGGCGCTACTGGTGCTGTCCTGGCCACCCCCAGGAACCGGTGAGTGACCCCCGCGCAGTCCGGTGGCCCCTGTCTGGCTCCCAGCTCCGCATCCAGGCCGGGTACTCGCCCCCTTGGGTTCTCGAAGATGACGGCGCCGCCCGGCGCCACCCACCCCCCATCTCTGCCCCGGGGTTGGAAGGAACACGGTGCGAGGGTGCGAGGGCAGGACCCTCCTCTTGGCCACCCGGAGAGCGGTCGGAGTTGGGTACAGAAATTCCTCGAAATTGGCAGCAACACGGGGTGGGCACAAGACCCTCCTCTGGGCCCCTCGGAAAGGGGATGGAGTTGGGTGAGGAAATTTCCCAAAAAGGCAAGTGAATCCCGGAAAATCAGCAGATGGTGACGCATGCCAGATTACCTTACCCAGGTTCCTGCTCAGCATACCCAGGCCATAACCCAGCAGCGTGCTGGCAGGCTGGGTCTGGACGGAGAGGATGGTTGATGTTGGGGAGGAGGACAGTGGGTGACACTTGACACCATTACCCCTCTGACCCCCAATGTCTGACTCCAAGGGCctggccattcattcattctttcattcttttttttttttttttttctgagacagtctcactccatcacccaggctggagtgcagtgtcctgctctcggctcactgcagcctcctcctcccgagttcaagcgattctcctgcttcagcctcccgagtagctcggattacagacatgtgccactatgcctggctaatatttttgtatttttagtagatacaggatttcaccatgttggccaggctggtctcaaactcctgataaatatatatattatatattattattatatattatatattatactaatatataatatattataaaatatattatattatactaatatataatatattataaaatatatattatagtaatatataatataatatataatatataatattaatatatataatataatatatattatatatatattatattatattatattatatattataataatacatattatgttatatattataatatataatattataataatatatattatattatatattatatataataatatatatattataatattatatattatattatatatatattatatattatattatatatattatattatatattatattatatatattatattatatattatattatatatattatattatatattatattatatatattatattatatattataataatatatattatattatatattataataatatatattatattatatattataataatatatattatattatatattataataatatatattatatattatatattataataatatatattatatattatatattataataatatatattatatattatatattataataatatatattatatattatagtaatatatattataataatatatattatatattatagtaatatatattataataatatatattatgtgttatagtaatatatattataatatatattatagtaatatatattataatatatattatagtaatatatattatattatatattatagtaatatatattatattatatattatagtaatatataatattatttatgtatattataataatatataatatgtattatgtattatataattgataatatataataatatatttcttaattaaatatattatatatttataacatatattatttatataataaataatatgtattttattatacatttaaagagtaaataaataacatattttattatttatttatatattttgtgtatatatatatatatatatgtatatagtgcgTGTGTGcgcgtatgtatgtgtgtgtatgagagagagagagacaagttcttgctttgttgcccaggctggagtgcagtggtacaatcccggctcattgcaaactcgacttcccaggctcaagcgatcctctcactgtggcttctggagtagctgggattataggtgctcaccaccacacctggctaattttttttgtatttttggtagagatagggtttcgctatgctgcccaggctggttgcagccaagcacagtggctcatgcctgtaatcccaacactttgggaggctgtggtgggaggatcacttgagcttaggaattcaaaaccagcctgggcaatatggcaagaccccatctctacaaaaataattaactaaataaaaatttaaaaataaaaaagaatgcatagGACCATGTTTATTAGTGTCAATAAGCGCTGTCACATTttgaggacctactatgtgctagggcCCTTAGCAGAAAGATTTTTATATAGGACCTGGGGGATTAGAGGTCAGTCTCTGACCACCCaagttcaaatcccacctctgccactAAACCTCTGTATGACTTGGAGGACAGTATACTCTGtgtcagtttccctgtctgtaaaatgatGTTAACAGTAGTGCTTGCCTCAGGGGGGCTATTTGAGGATTAAATGCCAAGATATATGTGAAGCACCCAGAATAGCCCCTGATCTGTGTCAGCACCCTGTGAGTGTCCACTGTTCTAAGTCTCATTTTACAAACTAGGAAAAagaatcagagaggttaagtaaccggCCTGAAGCTTCACAGCAGAAAACTGAAGGGACCCAAAACTCCTGGGCTATAATTCCCTTCCTCTCGTACCTCAATCCCCCACATTCTTCCAACCAGGACCCACCCAGAGTAATAATGCAGCGTTTCATGGATTTGAAGACCCAGGATTTCTCCCCGTTTTCTACACTGGGGATATTCTAACCCCTAATGGCAAGTTGTGCTATAAATGACAACAGTCATGGTATGTGAAACCTACGACACTGGTGCGATGAAAAagttctgggccaggtgcggtggctcatacctgtagtcccagcactttgggaggccgaagtgggaggatcacttgaggtcaggagttcaagaccagcctggccaacatggtgaaaccccatctctgctaaaaacaaaaatacaaaaaattagccaggtgtggtggtgggagcctgtcatcccagctacgcggaaagctgaggcaggagaaccgcttgaaccccagaggcagagcttgcagtgagcagagatcgcgccactgcactccacctgggcgacagagagagactccgtctcaaaaaaaaagagaagaaaagaaagttctGGCGCTATATAGTAGTAACGGTTGCACAATATCGTGAAATGTACatagtgccactgaactgtatgcttTAAATGACTTAAATGGTAAATTTAGTTTTTTAACCACAatatttaccacaattttttaaatcagtgatgttgagattcAGGGAAATACGGTAATAATAGAAGAAATACGGTAATAAATAGCCAAAGTGAAGGAGCACGGCCAAGTTGCAGACCATCCCAGACGCCCTTACCCTCCTCGCCTGCCATGGCCCCAACTAGTGCCCcagtcccccctccccccacaccccaccGTCCACCGGGGCTCCAGGGCCCCAGCGTGCAAGTGCACGCCCAGATGCCCGGGCTCCTGGAGCCCCTCCCTATCTAGTCCAAGAACGCCCCGGGTCTGACACCTCCTCTTCGGTTCTCCGCAGGGGACGTCGTCGTGCAGGCGCCCACCCAGGTGCCCGGCTTCTTGGGCGACTCTGTGACGCTGCCCTGCTACCTACAGGTGCCCAACATGGAGGAGACGCACGTGTCACAGCTGACTTGGGCGCGGCATGGTGAATCTGGCAGCATGGCCGTCTTCCACCAAACGCAGGGCCCCAGCTATTCGGAGTCCAAACGGCTGGAATTCGTGGCAGCCAGACTGGGCGCGGAGCTGCGGAACGCCTCGCTGAGGATGTTCGGGTTGCGCGTCGAGGATGAAGGCAACTACACCTGCCTGTTCGTCACGTTCCCGCAGGGCAGCAGGAGCGTGGATATCTGGCTCCGAGTGCTTGGTGAGCAGGGGGTTTTGGGGAGGCTGAATGAAAGGCAGAGACTTGGTGGGAGGATCAGGGAAGTTGGCAAAGAGCAGGGaggcctgggagggagggagattcCCTCCACAGCAGATTCCCTGGGGACAAAAGGAGGGGGCAGCGCAAtgatgtggggtggggtggggggaggtgagtGGGGGGAGGGGCTGCAGGGCAGGAAGAAAGCAGAGCTCTCAGGGAGTAAGGACCCCCAAGCCTGGGATCAGAAAGCcctgagggagggggaggggtatATTGGAAAGGGAGCTGGGAGGGGactgggaaggaagggaggaggcctGGGTGGCCTCTTCTGGGTCCctcctttcctcatctgtaaaagggttGGTGACAATAGCATCACCCTTGGAAAGCTGTCCTGAGTGTCATCACTGCCTAGGAAAGAGTCTGTCTGCCCCCTTGGACTGTGTACCCATGAGGGCAGAACCAGGGCTATTTTGATCACTGCTGGGCCCCAGCACTTTCCACCAaacaatatttgttgagcacttattatgGGCCATTCTAAGAGCTTTACCTGCATATTCTCATTGCCTGTGATTCCATCATTATCCCCTGttgacagacaaggaaactgaggcacagacttGCCCAAGACCAAAGGTGCAGCCTTAGGGCAGCGGCGCTTCACCGCTGGCCCATGTTAGCCCCTTAGAGCTGTCGGTTACTGTTACTTTATCTGGTAAagaaggagaaagttgaaacagACAGACAGGAAAGCAAGGATCCTGATACCCAAAAGAGGAGGGGATcatgctttcattttcattagCTCCATGAGGCCCTCCTCTTGGAACTTGAGCAAgaagtctctgtgcctcagtttcctcatctgtgggaTAGGGATCACCATGAGGATTCAAAAAAactgaccctttttttttttttttgagacagtttagttctgtcgcccaggctggagtgcagtggtgtgatcatagtaggtcctcactgcagcctggaactcctgggctcaagggatgtTCCCACCCTCcctgtagctggaattacaggaatgtgccaccatgcccaacttgttttctgttttgttttgttttgtttttaagcttaTGTGCCAAGAACTATTCCAAGCCTGTGCATGAGAAACTCATGAAATGTCAAGGGCTTGGAACTGTGCCTAGCACACAACACCCACCCAAAGGCAGCTCTTGTCACTCCAGCAAGCCTGGGATTCCGGGTATCATGGTTTAGGATGAGGGTAAAACAGAAACAGTGAGTCAAGTTAAGGAGAAATCTTCGGTAAATACTACAGGTAATGATGGGGAAGGAAGTTCCAGGTTTGGGAATCACCAGGATGATGATTAAGAGATGGTCAAGGtggttttggagtcagacagactttATGCGAAagcccagctctgctgcttacagctgtgtgaccatgggcaagtcacttcccttCTCAACTTCAGGGCTCAGGCTTCCTCTCCTCCACTGAGCCCCAGACCAGGATAACCCCCTTTGGGTTTCCCCttcccagccctgccctctcCGAGTCATCACTGCCTAGGAAAGTCTGTCTGCCTCCTTGGACTGTGTACCCATGAGGGCAGAACCAGGGCTATTTTGGTCACTGCTGGACTCCAGCACTTTCCACcaaacaatatttattgagcacttattatatgCCATTCTAAGAGCTTTACCTGCATATTCTCATTGCCTATGATCCCATCACTATCCCCTGTcaacagacaaggaaactgaggcacagacttgcccaagaccacacagctgcTCAGGGACACAGCTGGGATTTAAACcatgccattctgtatctttttttttttttttttttttttttgagacagaatctcactctgtcgcccaggctggagagcagtgacacaatctcagctgactgcaacctccgcctcccgagttcaagcaattctctggtctcagcctcccaagtaactgggattactggcgtgtgccaccataccctggctaatttttaatagagacagtttctccatgttggccaggctggtctcgaactcctgaccccaagtgatccacccacctcagccccccaaagttctgggattataggcgtgagccaccccgcccagcaaCCATGCCATCCTGTACCCTTAATGAATGCCCCCTTCTGCCACGGAGGGGTTCGTTGAATGACTTGTTGCTTTTGTTCCTCTTCTCAGCCAAGCCCCAGAACACAGCTGAGGTTCAGAAGGTCCAGCTCACTGGAGAGCCAGTGCCCGTGGCCCGCTGCGTCTCCACAGGGGGTCGCCCGCCGGCCCAAATCACCTGGCGCTCAGACCTGGGCGGGATGCCCAATACGAGCCAGGTGCCAGGGTTCCTGTCTGGCACAGTCACTGTCACCAGCCTCTGGATATTGGTTCCCTCAAGCCAGGTGGATGGCAAGAATGTGACCTGCAAGGTGGAGCATGAGAGCTTTGAGAAGCCTCAGCTGCTGACTGTGAACCTCACCGTGTACTGTGAGTGTGCCCAAGTTAGCGATGGCAAGAACCCCTGCCGGGCTGCCCCCACCACTGTCTACACTGACTCCCCAAGGCACTGTAGGCGTTGCTTCCATCATCTGCACCGGCTCCCCTGACTCCTGTCTACACGACCCACCCCCATTGTCTGCACCAGCTCCCCTGGGCCGTAAACAACACTGTCCCTATTGTCTACACCAGTTTACTTGGGCCATAGTCAATGCTGGTACCCAGACTGTCTGCCCTGGCTCCTCTAGCGGCTGTCTGCACGGATACCTGACACTCTGTTGACTCCCTTGAGCACAGTCTACACTGCCCCTAAACTGCCTACACCCATTTCCCCAGGCAAGTATCCACAATGACCCTCCCCACATTGCTACACTGGTTCTTCTGGCCACGATCAACACTGCCTCCCTTATTGTCTACACCCACTCccttgtccttttctttctttctttcttttcttttttttttgaaatagagtctcactctgttacccaggctgcagtacagtggcatgttctcggctcactgtaacctctgcctcccaagttcaggtggttctcctacctcagcctcccaaatagctgggattaaaggtgcacaccaccacacctggctaatttttgtatttttagtagagacagggtttcatcatgttggccgggctggtttcgaactcctgacctcaggtgatcggcctgcctcggcctcccaaagtatgctggaattataggcatgagccactgtgcccggctttttgttttgttttgtttttcctttggacagggtctcgctctgtcacc from Gorilla gorilla gorilla isolate KB3781 chromosome 20, NHGRI_mGorGor1-v2.1_pri, whole genome shotgun sequence encodes:
- the PVR gene encoding poliovirus receptor isoform X1, which encodes MARAMAAAWPLLLVALLVLSWPPPGTGDVVVQAPTQVPGFLGDSVTLPCYLQVPNMEETHVSQLTWARHGESGSMAVFHQTQGPSYSESKRLEFVAARLGAELRNASLRMFGLRVEDEGNYTCLFVTFPQGSRSVDIWLRVLAKPQNTAEVQKVQLTGEPVPVARCVSTGGRPPAQITWRSDLGGMPNTSQVPGFLSGTVTVTSLWILVPSSQVDGKNVTCKVEHESFEKPQLLTVNLTVYYPPEVSISGYDNNWYLGQNEAILTCDARSNPEPTGYNWSTTMGPLPPFAVAQGAQLLIRPVDKPINTTLICNVTNALGARQAELTVQVKEGPPSEHSGMSRNAIIFLVLGILIFLILLGIGIYFYWSRCSRSHCRPGWSAVVRSRLTVAFTSQVQAILMPQPPEERGLQARTTMPSNFCIFRRDSVSPCWPGWSQTPGLL
- the PVR gene encoding poliovirus receptor isoform X2 is translated as MARAMAAAWPLLLVALLVLSWPPPGTGDVVVQAPTQVPGFLGDSVTLPCYLQVPNMEETHVSQLTWARHGESGSMAVFHQTQGPSYSESKRLEFVAARLGAELRNASLRMFGLRVEDEGNYTCLFVTFPQGSRSVDIWLRVLAKPQNTAEVQKVQLTGEPVPVARCVSTGGRPPAQITWRSDLGGMPNTSQVPGFLSGTVTVTSLWILVPSSQVDGKNVTCKVEHESFEKPQLLTVNLTVYYPPEVSISGYDNNWYLGQNEAILTCDARSNPEPTGYNWSTTMGPLPPFAVAQGAQLLIRPVDKPINTTLICNVTNALGARQAELTVQVKEGPPSEHSGMSRNAIIFLVLGILIFLILLGIGIYFYWSRCSRTEHASASANGHISYSAVSRENSSFQDPQTEGTR